In a genomic window of Barnesiella propionica:
- the xerD gene encoding site-specific tyrosine recombinase XerD — MTKQVRVKETDIIKKFTAYLKLEKGLEDNTVSAYLNDVRKLSDFLSVEKISLRNVSDNSLHQFICTLQDIGIQVRSQARIISGVKSFFHYLELEGYIDKDPSFLLETPQLGRKLPEILSTEEIDTIENSFDLTKPEERRNKAIIEVMYSCGLRVSELVSLKISQIYFQEAYILVEGKGEKQRLVPLSQSAIKEIKSYLTDRDSVPVKRGHEDFLFLNRRGTKLSRVMIFYIIRQQCELCGINKKVSPHTLRHSFATHLLEGGANLRAIQQMLGHESITTTEIYIHLDKSFIRQEILNHHPRNKQLLKQ, encoded by the coding sequence ATGACAAAACAGGTGAGAGTTAAAGAAACAGATATCATAAAAAAATTCACGGCTTACCTCAAGTTGGAAAAAGGACTAGAAGATAATACTGTCTCGGCATATCTTAACGATGTAAGGAAATTGTCGGACTTTCTTTCTGTAGAAAAAATATCTTTGCGTAATGTCAGCGACAACTCTTTACACCAGTTCATCTGTACTTTGCAAGACATAGGAATACAAGTGCGTTCACAGGCCCGCATCATATCCGGAGTTAAATCATTCTTTCATTATCTTGAGCTGGAAGGATATATAGATAAAGATCCTTCTTTTTTACTGGAAACGCCTCAACTGGGACGAAAACTTCCCGAAATATTGAGTACCGAAGAAATAGATACTATAGAAAACAGTTTTGATCTGACGAAACCCGAAGAGCGCAGAAACAAAGCTATCATAGAAGTAATGTATAGTTGCGGACTACGGGTTTCGGAACTGGTATCTTTAAAAATATCACAAATATATTTTCAGGAAGCATATATCCTGGTAGAAGGAAAAGGAGAGAAGCAACGCCTGGTTCCCTTGTCACAATCGGCTATAAAGGAAATAAAGTCATATCTTACAGACAGAGATTCGGTACCTGTAAAACGAGGACACGAAGATTTTCTTTTTCTCAACCGACGCGGGACCAAATTATCGCGCGTCATGATATTTTACATCATCCGGCAACAATGCGAACTTTGCGGCATAAACAAGAAAGTAAGCCCCCATACTTTACGACATTCTTTCGCCACTCACCTGTTGGAAGGAGGAGCGAACCTAAGGGCTATACAACAAATGCTGGGACACGAGAGTATCACTACGACCGAAATATATATTCATCTTGACAAAAGTTTTATCCGCCAGGAGATTCTCAACCACCATCCGCGCAATAAACAACTTTTAAAACAATAA
- the aroQ gene encoding type II 3-dehydroquinate dehydratase, with protein MNILIINGPNLNLLGKREKSIYGDCSFEEYLARLSKLYPQHHIDYFQSNHEGELIDRIHKAGFEETGIILNAGAYTHTSIAISDAIRSVTTPVIEVHISNIHAREEYRHTSMIAAACKGSIIGFGLDSYRLAIEAFTNK; from the coding sequence ATGAATATACTTATCATTAACGGTCCCAATCTGAATCTTTTGGGAAAACGGGAAAAGAGTATTTACGGAGATTGTTCTTTTGAAGAGTATCTGGCTCGTTTAAGTAAATTATATCCTCAGCATCATATTGATTATTTTCAGAGTAATCATGAAGGAGAATTAATCGACCGTATCCATAAAGCAGGTTTTGAAGAAACTGGTATTATACTTAATGCCGGAGCGTATACGCATACATCAATAGCTATATCCGACGCAATACGAAGTGTGACAACCCCTGTTATAGAGGTACATATATCAAATATTCATGCCAGAGAAGAATATCGTCATACTTCTATGATTGCAGCGGCCTGTAAAGGTTCCATTATTGGTTTCGGTCTTGACTCGTATCGCTTGGCGATAGAAGCTTTTACCAATAAATAA
- the pyk gene encoding pyruvate kinase, with protein sequence MSKFTKIVATISDKCCDVDFVRQLFENGMNVVRMNSAHMQEEGFLRIITNVREVSPQIGILMDTKGPEVRTTTIDGTDTLIYTTGDIVEIKGEPDRLTTHDCICVSYPAFIEDVPVGSSVLIDDGEMEFRVLEKKDNSLICEARNGGEMGSRKSVNVPGIRINLPSLTEKDKHNIRIAIENDIDFIAHSFVRNKKDVLDIQHILDEYNSPIKIIAKIENQEGVDNIDEILEVAYGVMIARGDLGIEIPQEKIPGIQCMLIKKCILAKKPVIVATQMLHSMIKNPRPTRAEVTDIANAIYHHTDALMLSGETAYGKYPAEAVATMAKIAEEAESSKLSDNSIRVITTGDDIDVTSFLAKQAVKSSNKLGTKAILTDSYTGRTARYVAAYRGKYPVLAICYRERTIRTLALSYGVFPMYQQETASTRQYLFNGLNLLINKQLLTREDLIAYLGGGFGEGKGTTFLEINRVGDVLDAFDEYVLPNMEDMVND encoded by the coding sequence ATGTCGAAGTTTACAAAAATTGTAGCAACCATATCGGATAAATGTTGTGATGTTGATTTTGTACGTCAGTTATTTGAAAACGGTATGAATGTCGTACGGATGAATTCCGCCCATATGCAGGAAGAAGGTTTTTTACGTATTATAACCAATGTACGTGAAGTTTCCCCCCAAATCGGAATTCTTATGGATACCAAAGGCCCCGAGGTGAGAACTACGACCATTGACGGAACCGATACGCTTATTTATACGACAGGAGATATAGTTGAAATAAAGGGAGAGCCCGACAGGTTGACGACACACGATTGTATTTGTGTTTCATATCCCGCTTTTATCGAAGATGTACCGGTCGGTAGCAGTGTGTTGATCGATGACGGGGAGATGGAATTCCGAGTATTGGAAAAGAAGGATAATTCTCTTATTTGCGAAGCCCGTAACGGAGGAGAAATGGGTTCTCGAAAAAGTGTAAATGTTCCGGGAATACGCATTAATCTTCCTTCTCTTACCGAAAAGGACAAACACAATATACGCATTGCTATTGAAAATGATATTGATTTTATTGCTCATTCTTTTGTTCGCAATAAAAAAGATGTATTGGATATACAGCATATTCTCGACGAATATAACAGCCCGATTAAAATTATAGCAAAAATTGAAAACCAGGAGGGTGTCGATAATATCGATGAAATACTTGAGGTTGCTTATGGAGTTATGATTGCCCGGGGAGATTTAGGAATAGAAATTCCTCAGGAAAAGATCCCTGGAATCCAGTGTATGCTTATCAAGAAATGTATATTGGCAAAAAAACCGGTTATTGTGGCTACGCAAATGCTCCATTCCATGATTAAAAATCCTCGTCCTACCCGGGCTGAGGTTACTGATATTGCTAATGCCATATATCATCATACCGATGCCTTGATGTTAAGTGGAGAGACTGCTTATGGAAAATATCCGGCGGAAGCTGTCGCTACGATGGCTAAAATAGCGGAGGAGGCGGAAAGTAGTAAATTATCCGATAACAGTATTCGGGTGATTACTACGGGAGATGATATAGATGTTACTTCATTTCTGGCAAAACAGGCGGTAAAATCTTCTAATAAATTAGGAACTAAAGCTATTCTTACGGATAGTTATACAGGACGTACGGCCCGTTATGTCGCAGCTTACAGAGGAAAATATCCGGTACTGGCGATTTGCTATCGCGAACGCACTATTCGGACTCTGGCGCTATCGTACGGTGTGTTCCCTATGTATCAGCAGGAGACCGCTTCGACCAGACAGTATCTGTTTAACGGATTAAATCTTTTAATAAATAAACAGTTGCTTACTCGTGAAGATCTGATAGCTTATTTAGGCGGTGGTTTCGGAGAGGGTAAAGGAACTACATTCTTGGAAATAAACCGGGTTGGAGATGTTCTGGATGCTTTTGACGAATATGTTCTGCCGAATATGGAGGATATGGTGAATGACTGA
- a CDS encoding O-methyltransferase — protein MTDDLEEYILRHIDDESELLSALNRETHLYHLRPRMISGHLQGRILKMFCRMIRPHRILELGTFTGYSALCLAEGMPEDAELHTIDVDDEIEEFTRSFIERSPWKDRIRFIIGDACEIIPSLEDIYDMVFIDANKRDYMRYYELVFDKVRPGGFILADNTLWDGKVVTDPLSRDAQTVGIERFNDEIADDTRVEKVIIPLRDGLTVIYKKPL, from the coding sequence ATGACTGATGATTTAGAGGAGTATATACTCCGACATATTGACGATGAGAGCGAGTTGCTGTCTGCACTTAACAGAGAAACTCATCTTTACCATTTACGGCCCCGTATGATATCGGGACATCTGCAAGGACGTATACTCAAAATGTTTTGCCGGATGATACGGCCTCACCGGATTCTCGAACTGGGAACATTTACGGGATATTCAGCTTTATGTCTGGCGGAAGGTATGCCCGAAGATGCCGAACTACATACGATTGATGTGGATGATGAAATAGAAGAATTTACCCGTTCGTTTATAGAACGTTCACCCTGGAAAGACCGTATCAGATTTATTATAGGAGATGCTTGTGAAATAATACCGTCATTGGAAGATATTTATGATATGGTTTTTATCGATGCCAACAAGAGGGATTATATGCGCTACTATGAACTGGTATTCGATAAAGTACGCCCGGGCGGATTCATATTGGCCGATAATACATTATGGGATGGAAAGGTTGTGACCGATCCTTTAAGTAGAGATGCTCAAACTGTGGGTATAGAAAGATTTAATGATGAAATAGCCGATGATACCCGGGTCGAAAAAGTGATTATTCCCTTAAGAGACGGATTGACCGTTATATATAAAAAACCGTTATAA
- the rbfA gene encoding 30S ribosome-binding factor RbfA, which yields METTRQSKISRLLQKDLSDIFLNETRKTHGTLISVSVVRVSPDLSVAKVYLSIFPSEKSEEILESIRASAKTIRYELSQKVRFQLRKTPELMFFLDDSLDYIENIDTLLKK from the coding sequence ATGGAAACTACTAGACAAAGTAAGATAAGCAGGTTATTGCAGAAAGACCTGAGCGATATTTTTCTTAATGAAACCCGTAAAACACATGGTACGCTTATTTCGGTAAGTGTAGTGCGTGTAAGTCCGGATCTGAGCGTGGCAAAAGTGTATTTGAGCATATTCCCTTCGGAAAAATCCGAAGAAATACTGGAGTCGATACGGGCCAGTGCTAAAACCATACGTTATGAACTTTCTCAGAAGGTGCGTTTCCAATTGCGTAAAACGCCCGAACTCATGTTCTTTCTGGATGATTCTTTAGATTATATCGAAAATATAGATACTCTTCTTAAGAAATAA
- a CDS encoding FtsX-like permease family protein: MGNLSLKIAFRYLFSKKSHSAINMISMVSVCGVAVITMALVCTLSVYNGFQEVIGNLYSAIDPQIKIEPLRGKTLDTDAEEFGMIASWPEVEEFSPVVEDNALAVYRGKQTPVLLKGVPENYDKLTNIGELLLNGEFILHDTITDYAVMGAGVAMQIEAGAQYSQPLEIYVPKRDSRVNMANPSSSFNQARVFVSSVFAVNEPEYDNQLVLVPLRLAREIFNYSTQATAIEIKLKPDVDEKKLIARMQEVLGAGYLVKDRMMQQETAFRFMQIEKWITFLIMVFILMVATFNVIGSLSMLIIDKEADIRTLRNLGADKKLISRIFLTEGWLISILGAGTGIVLGVVLCLLQQAYGWLRLGQTTGVFVVDAYPVRLEWADTLIIAAVVSLLGFLAAWYPVKYLSTSSSGN; encoded by the coding sequence ATGGGGAATCTCTCTTTAAAAATAGCTTTTCGCTATCTTTTCTCGAAAAAGTCGCACAGCGCTATCAATATGATTTCGATGGTGTCGGTTTGCGGTGTGGCTGTTATTACAATGGCATTGGTATGTACCTTATCTGTGTATAATGGCTTTCAGGAGGTTATCGGTAATTTGTATTCGGCAATTGATCCTCAGATAAAGATAGAACCCCTGCGGGGAAAAACATTAGATACCGATGCGGAGGAATTCGGTATGATTGCATCGTGGCCTGAAGTTGAGGAATTCTCTCCCGTTGTGGAAGATAATGCGCTTGCTGTTTACAGAGGGAAGCAAACTCCGGTCCTTTTGAAAGGAGTGCCTGAGAATTATGATAAACTGACAAATATTGGCGAACTGCTTCTTAACGGTGAGTTTATTTTGCATGATACTATAACAGATTATGCTGTGATGGGAGCTGGTGTAGCTATGCAGATTGAAGCTGGAGCTCAATATTCACAACCTCTGGAAATATATGTACCTAAGAGAGATTCCCGTGTAAATATGGCAAATCCGTCCTCTTCGTTTAATCAGGCCCGGGTTTTTGTCAGTTCCGTATTTGCTGTTAATGAACCTGAGTATGATAATCAGCTGGTGCTGGTACCATTGCGTCTGGCGCGGGAGATATTCAATTATTCTACACAAGCTACGGCTATTGAAATAAAACTGAAGCCGGATGTGGATGAAAAAAAACTTATTGCCCGTATGCAGGAAGTTTTAGGAGCCGGATATCTGGTTAAAGACAGGATGATGCAACAAGAGACGGCTTTTCGTTTTATGCAGATAGAAAAGTGGATTACTTTCCTTATCATGGTATTTATTCTTATGGTCGCCACGTTTAATGTTATTGGTTCTTTGTCAATGCTTATTATAGATAAGGAGGCCGATATACGTACTTTACGTAACCTGGGTGCTGATAAAAAATTAATTTCCCGCATATTTCTGACGGAAGGATGGCTGATTTCGATATTAGGGGCTGGAACAGGTATCGTGCTGGGGGTGGTGCTGTGCTTGTTACAACAGGCATACGGATGGTTACGTCTGGGACAGACGACCGGCGTTTTTGTTGTTGATGCTTATCCGGTGAGACTGGAGTGGGCCGATACTCTAATTATTGCAGCTGTGGTTTCTTTACTCGGTTTTTTGGCGGCATGGTATCCTGTCAAATATCTAAGTACATCTTCTTCAGGAAATTAA
- a CDS encoding choice-of-anchor J domain-containing protein → MSLKRIILSAALFLPLLLFAAGSGQKTDLSNINLKINGAVVYDVNKDGNTFGIYSFKPRNPVTREAVKLIPWLSANGGAILFGGKYYTFDYTIGSGYASGYYTTYDAVTWEKLVDKSAGYDAAAVYANAALSCAQDPVTGIIYCSGYEYDAAGGSLSYILSTWDLDGMTKQKIAAMERPMQVMGCTKDGTLYGISSNTASQTNNGGILYKIDKTTGILTKVGDTGVDPKFFQSAVINPKDDTFYWFANEEDESANLYTVNLSTGEAVKIGKLPYGEQVVGAYIPAPEANDDAPSGALNLTVDFPDGALDGKVVFDVPDYTYAGQVLTGEVKYTVKANGAEAASGTSSPGEKVTAGFSVSAGGSYNISVVLSNNAGDSPTETTEIYIGKDKPLAPQNITLTRENSINTVSWEAPAGTENGGYMNVEDLTYKVTRMPGNVVVKEKLKAATYSEMFDSDELAVYYYNVTAFNDTIEGASANSNSIKIGEALDPPYSQDFTDKTSLDLYTIIDVNGDKSTWAYSSGKVSYRYNSKNVADDWLITPPLRLVAGNKYVISYDVYALNARSPEKLEVKMGKTATADGMTSCLMEEKEYTNTSREPLTETVTVIPEADGIYYIGFHAVSNANMGNLNLDNLKVEVVSPNVPGAVTELKVEPAAQGVLSATISFVTPSLNSVGSPLTSLSSIEISRNGKLVETIESAEKGKTIEWTDKSPVTGTNSYLVVAVNSFGSGDSAESSAYIGIDIPLAPVNVVFADLGNGNGSLSWDKVADVGIHNGYVDVSAVTYEVYDEDNKLVDANVSGNTCALTGLNKELPQVLASYTVYAKNSIGKSETGTASNNMLVGPAYEAPYVEKFVDAKVTKGPWTVEILSGGKYDSGWTIRPDQSKEEDGGSADFGGYAVGAVARIYSPKIDVSHIAKPRLVAWVLIPGGGAKITVQISENYGEWQDVSTVEQALEWTLVNIDLSSCKSGNIRVAFMGECLKDYMFAYVDNVELRSFSESNLKAVSMDGPPFGKINEESVYTVSVFNEGITTVNDFIVNLVDGDDNIVVSESVESLAAQTSADIKLHFTPSVHQRGSLLTFTGKIESVTDEDLSDNVTGPVSTQIRGSEYPVVSGLTGGNTGQGVELTWNAPDMNIPQNEEVTEEFEKYDPFTINGFGDWTVFDADGGETFVFGEVQNYWPNAGQPQAFMIMDVAASYFQGLGVDKNFRMDKKHGTKLAVCWSANSTTTKEGHNDDWLISPRLAQVAQTVTFEALRYSPLYGNESFEVYYSTTGNTTECFTHRLGQVDSVSYEKWTEYEYQLPADASYFAIRCTTKDGFLLGIDNVNFVPEPVLPEDLFLVNYNVYRNGGKIATVPTPGYIDTDPKKGEDNVYAISAMYNAGESNLSNTVTVFVSSGTGWNEISDVKVYSIDNNIIVHGAEGLNVRVTDLGGIVIYNREGKDYNKIPLSAGAYIVQVADKTVKVIVK, encoded by the coding sequence ATGAGTCTGAAACGAATTATTTTAAGTGCAGCCCTTTTTCTCCCTTTATTGCTTTTTGCTGCCGGGAGCGGGCAAAAAACCGATTTGAGCAATATTAATTTGAAAATCAACGGCGCGGTTGTTTATGACGTTAACAAAGATGGAAATACCTTTGGTATTTATTCTTTTAAACCCCGCAATCCGGTGACAAGAGAAGCCGTGAAGCTTATTCCCTGGTTAAGCGCTAATGGAGGTGCTATATTATTCGGTGGAAAATATTATACTTTCGATTATACAATCGGGAGTGGTTATGCAAGTGGCTATTATACTACATACGATGCGGTTACGTGGGAAAAGCTCGTGGATAAAAGTGCTGGATATGATGCTGCCGCAGTGTATGCCAATGCTGCATTGAGTTGCGCGCAGGACCCTGTGACCGGAATTATATATTGTAGCGGTTATGAGTATGATGCTGCAGGAGGTTCGCTCAGTTATATTCTTTCTACTTGGGATCTGGACGGAATGACGAAGCAAAAAATTGCCGCTATGGAACGTCCGATGCAGGTAATGGGATGTACGAAAGATGGTACGCTATATGGAATTTCATCCAATACAGCGTCTCAAACCAATAATGGTGGTATCCTGTATAAAATTGATAAGACTACGGGTATATTAACGAAGGTAGGTGATACAGGAGTGGATCCTAAGTTTTTTCAATCGGCGGTGATAAATCCTAAAGACGATACATTTTATTGGTTTGCCAATGAAGAAGACGAATCGGCTAATTTATATACAGTAAATCTTTCTACAGGAGAAGCAGTCAAGATTGGTAAGCTCCCTTACGGAGAACAAGTCGTTGGTGCATATATTCCCGCTCCGGAAGCTAATGATGACGCGCCTTCAGGGGCTCTTAATCTTACTGTTGATTTTCCGGATGGAGCCCTTGACGGAAAAGTTGTTTTTGATGTTCCTGATTATACATATGCGGGACAAGTGCTTACCGGTGAGGTAAAATATACTGTTAAGGCAAATGGAGCAGAGGCGGCGAGCGGAACTTCTTCTCCGGGTGAAAAAGTTACTGCCGGGTTTAGTGTGTCTGCAGGTGGTAGTTATAATATTAGTGTAGTTTTGTCCAATAATGCCGGAGACAGTCCTACCGAAACAACCGAAATTTATATAGGTAAAGACAAACCGTTAGCTCCTCAAAATATTACCCTTACCCGGGAGAACAGTATAAATACGGTATCTTGGGAAGCTCCCGCCGGAACGGAAAATGGAGGGTATATGAATGTTGAGGATCTTACTTATAAAGTGACAAGAATGCCCGGAAATGTAGTGGTTAAAGAGAAGCTAAAAGCAGCTACTTATTCAGAAATGTTCGATAGCGATGAGTTGGCTGTTTATTATTATAACGTTACTGCATTTAATGACACTATCGAAGGTGCATCGGCTAACTCCAATTCCATAAAAATAGGAGAGGCTCTCGATCCTCCTTATTCGCAGGATTTTACGGATAAGACTTCTTTAGATCTTTATACGATAATAGATGTGAACGGAGATAAATCAACCTGGGCATATTCGAGTGGTAAAGTTTCTTACCGCTATAACAGCAAAAATGTTGCCGACGATTGGCTGATTACTCCCCCTTTACGATTGGTTGCAGGAAATAAATATGTCATTTCTTATGATGTATATGCCCTGAACGCTCGTTCTCCCGAAAAGCTCGAGGTGAAGATGGGTAAAACTGCTACGGCCGACGGAATGACGAGTTGTTTGATGGAGGAGAAAGAATATACCAATACGAGCCGGGAACCTCTTACGGAAACTGTAACTGTAATACCTGAAGCAGACGGAATATATTATATAGGCTTTCATGCGGTAAGTAATGCCAATATGGGAAATCTCAACTTGGATAATTTGAAAGTAGAGGTAGTATCGCCTAATGTGCCGGGAGCAGTAACCGAGCTTAAAGTAGAACCGGCTGCACAAGGGGTATTGTCGGCAACTATTTCGTTCGTTACGCCGTCTTTAAATTCTGTAGGTTCTCCGCTTACCTCGCTTTCTTCTATAGAAATATCGCGCAACGGAAAATTAGTAGAGACCATCGAATCTGCTGAAAAAGGAAAGACTATCGAATGGACTGATAAATCACCCGTAACGGGTACCAACAGTTATTTGGTAGTTGCCGTTAATTCTTTCGGCAGCGGCGATAGTGCGGAGTCATCGGCGTATATCGGTATAGATATTCCGCTTGCACCTGTAAATGTCGTATTTGCAGATTTAGGCAATGGTAATGGTTCCCTATCATGGGATAAGGTCGCTGATGTCGGTATCCATAACGGGTATGTAGATGTTTCGGCTGTAACTTATGAAGTATATGATGAGGATAATAAACTTGTAGATGCAAATGTATCCGGAAATACATGTGCTTTAACCGGACTGAACAAAGAGTTGCCTCAGGTACTTGCATCATATACGGTTTATGCGAAGAATAGTATCGGGAAGTCTGAGACTGGAACGGCTTCGAATAATATGTTGGTAGGACCGGCTTACGAAGCACCTTATGTAGAAAAGTTTGTTGATGCTAAAGTTACCAAAGGTCCGTGGACTGTTGAAATTTTGTCGGGCGGAAAATATGATTCAGGGTGGACAATACGACCGGATCAATCGAAAGAAGAAGATGGCGGAAGTGCCGATTTTGGTGGTTATGCCGTAGGAGCCGTAGCCCGTATTTACAGTCCGAAAATAGATGTGTCTCATATTGCCAAACCTCGTTTGGTCGCCTGGGTGCTTATTCCCGGAGGCGGAGCGAAAATAACGGTTCAAATTTCAGAGAATTATGGTGAATGGCAAGATGTTTCTACGGTAGAGCAAGCTTTGGAATGGACTTTGGTAAATATAGATTTGTCTTCCTGTAAATCGGGTAATATACGGGTTGCGTTCATGGGAGAATGTCTCAAAGATTATATGTTCGCTTATGTTGATAATGTCGAGCTGCGTAGTTTTTCCGAGAGTAATTTGAAAGCTGTCTCCATGGATGGACCTCCTTTTGGCAAAATCAATGAAGAAAGTGTTTATACAGTGTCGGTCTTTAATGAAGGCATTACTACTGTTAATGATTTTATCGTTAATCTTGTAGATGGTGATGATAACATTGTTGTTTCGGAATCGGTGGAATCATTGGCGGCCCAGACTTCAGCGGATATAAAATTACATTTTACCCCGTCGGTACATCAACGCGGCTCGCTTTTGACTTTTACCGGAAAAATTGAATCTGTAACCGACGAGGATCTTTCGGATAATGTTACCGGACCGGTATCGACGCAAATAAGAGGCTCTGAATATCCTGTGGTTTCAGGCCTTACAGGTGGGAATACCGGACAGGGAGTGGAGCTTACTTGGAATGCACCTGATATGAATATTCCTCAAAATGAAGAAGTTACTGAAGAGTTTGAGAAATATGACCCGTTTACGATTAACGGATTCGGAGACTGGACTGTATTTGATGCTGATGGCGGTGAAACATTCGTATTCGGAGAGGTGCAAAATTACTGGCCAAATGCCGGACAACCCCAGGCCTTTATGATAATGGATGTTGCCGCTTCATATTTCCAGGGGCTCGGAGTTGATAAAAACTTCCGTATGGATAAAAAACATGGTACGAAACTTGCTGTTTGCTGGTCGGCAAATTCTACGACAACTAAAGAGGGGCATAATGATGACTGGCTGATCTCCCCCAGGTTAGCACAAGTAGCTCAGACGGTTACTTTTGAAGCATTACGTTACTCGCCTTTATATGGAAATGAATCGTTTGAGGTTTATTATTCGACGACAGGAAATACGACAGAATGTTTCACGCATCGGCTTGGACAGGTTGACAGTGTTTCTTATGAAAAATGGACTGAATATGAGTATCAATTACCTGCCGATGCTTCTTATTTTGCGATACGTTGTACGACAAAAGACGGTTTCTTGCTGGGTATTGATAATGTCAATTTTGTCCCGGAACCTGTATTGCCTGAAGATCTTTTCTTAGTAAATTATAATGTTTACCGAAATGGAGGGAAGATTGCAACTGTCCCGACGCCCGGTTATATAGATACTGATCCTAAAAAAGGGGAGGATAATGTCTATGCAATATCAGCAATGTATAACGCGGGAGAATCAAATCTTTCTAATACGGTAACGGTTTTCGTATCTTCCGGGACTGGATGGAATGAAATTTCGGATGTTAAAGTGTATAGTATAGATAATAACATTATCGTACACGGAGCCGAAGGATTGAATGTTCGTGTGACTGATCTCGGCGGTATCGTTATATATAATAGGGAAGGAAAAGATTATAATAAGATTCCTTTAAGTGCGGGAGCCTATATCGTGCAGGTTGCAGATAAAACGGTGAAAGTAATTGTAAAATAA
- a CDS encoding GNAT family N-acetyltransferase, whose protein sequence is MDKHGIEQIGEETYDEILYVWERSVRATHDFLSEADIAYYKLRIPEYFSQVRLYAIQYSGQVQAFMGLSDNKIEMLFVLPESRGKGLGKKMVRYALLEKNIMEVDVNEQNLQACGFYEKMGFTVISRDSVDGEGKPFPILHLRYEE, encoded by the coding sequence ATGGATAAGCATGGTATTGAGCAGATAGGAGAGGAAACATACGATGAAATACTTTATGTTTGGGAGAGATCGGTACGTGCGACACACGATTTTTTGAGTGAGGCCGATATTGCATACTATAAACTTCGGATACCGGAATATTTTTCGCAGGTCAGATTATATGCGATTCAATACAGCGGACAAGTACAGGCTTTTATGGGCTTGTCGGATAATAAGATAGAGATGTTGTTTGTTCTTCCTGAAAGCAGGGGAAAAGGGCTGGGGAAGAAGATGGTACGGTATGCATTATTGGAAAAGAATATAATGGAGGTAGATGTAAATGAGCAGAATCTACAGGCTTGCGGGTTTTATGAAAAAATGGGTTTTACAGTCATTTCCCGGGATAGTGTCGACGGAGAGGGAAAACCTTTTCCTATTTTACATTTGAGATATGAAGAATGA